In Anas acuta chromosome 33, bAnaAcu1.1, whole genome shotgun sequence, a single window of DNA contains:
- the PSME1 gene encoding LOW QUALITY PROTEIN: proteasome activator complex subunit 1 (The sequence of the model RefSeq protein was modified relative to this genomic sequence to represent the inferred CDS: inserted 1 base in 1 codon) — translation MGPEELRAPLEIPLPDPAQKKKKKEKDEEEEAPPCPPIGSHPALLALLERCRPRLAEARNHVAQVALWLQLQVPRIEDGXNFGVAVQEKVLELLTASRTQLEGLQGRLPKYLSERGDAVSKAAKNPHVLDYRALVHALDAAELGATRLALTELRDLYAVLLDVLQKNMEKLRKPRGEPKAMIF, via the exons ATGGGGCCGGAGGAGCTGCGGGCGCCGCTGGAAATTCCCCTGCCAGACCCGGCCCAG aaaaagaagaagaaggagaaggacgaggaggaggagg cccccccttGCCCACCAATCGGGAGCCACCCGGCCCTGCTGGCCCTATTGGAGCGCTGCCGCCCCCGATTGGCCGAAGCCCGGAACCACGTGGCCCAg GTGGcgctctggctgcagctgcaggtgcCCCGCATCGAGGACG ACAATTTCGGGGTGGCCGTGCAG GAGAAGGTCCTGGAGCTGCTGACCGCATCCCGCACCCAACTCGAGGGGCTTCAGGGCCGCCTCCCCAA gTACCTGTCGGAGCGGGGTGACGCCGTGTCCAAGGCGGCCAAAAACCCCCACGTG TTGGATTACCGGGCCCTGGTCCACGCCCTGGACGCGGCCGAATTGGGGGCGACGCGCCTGGCCCTGACGGAGCTCCGGGACCTCTAC gcCGTGCTCCTCGACGTCCTGCAGAAGAACATGGAGAAGCTCCGCAAGCCCCGGGGGGAGCCCAAAGCcatgattttctga